In the genome of Diachasmimorpha longicaudata isolate KC_UGA_2023 chromosome 19, iyDiaLong2, whole genome shotgun sequence, one region contains:
- the Eogt gene encoding EGF domain-specific O-linked N-acetylglucosamine transferase isoform X2 has protein sequence MIDDIMRKVEIIYLILGIIKGSEGLFNYSEIDMPLEHIKYYFNSFPGRAGECREDPDCPYKEQLIEGSCWGYEDDCKPHKAFSIPHCPGDHKGWVATKGAQVETFYSQGDFGYVRDQRREMKLICEPFFIDDSSLECSEHLRFCRGRNIMINFTNLVHRTEPIRYKMDVLKEGEIGGYCTLNKKILDDNADHISALQSWGPELRNFQKLKRRPIPNADCDIIIEKPTFLMKIDAINLYHHFCDFFNLYTSLHVNLSHPTAFNKDNHIMIWESYSYRSAFQDAFEAFTINPLWDLKTFRGETVCFKNIVFPLLPRMIFGLYYNTPLIYGCEKSGLFKAFSEHILHRLNIPLRKRKNNKIRVTLLSRDTRYRRILNEDELVEALKRNPDYSVRKVTYNKDVPFKKQLDISRNTDVFIGIHGAGLTHAMFLPDWAAVFELYNCEDAGCYKDLSRLRGVKYFTWEDGEKIIQQDPGTHPDGGAHAKFTNYSFDTDEFLRIVSLAADHVHNHRDFQKFVNKKSPIIESRDNNYDPIREEL, from the exons ttaattattcagagATTGATATGCCATTGGAACatatcaaatattattttaattcatttccgGGAAGAGCTGGTGAATGTCGTGAGGATCCTGACTGTCCTTATAAG GAACAATTGATCGAGGGAAGTTGTTGGGGGTACGAAGATGACTGTAAACCCCATAAGGCATTTTCAATTCCTCATTGCCCTGGAGATCACAAGGGCTGGGTAGCAACAAAAGGAGCACAAGTTGAAACATTTTATTCTCAAGGAGATTTTGGATACGTCAGGGACCAACGTAGGGAGATGAAATTAATCTGCGAGCCCTTCTTCATC GACGATTCATCGTTGGAATGTTCGGAGCACTTGAGATTCTGTCGAGGTAGAAATATCATGATTAATTTCACTAATTTGGTGCACAGAACAGAACCAATTAGATATAAAATGGACGTGTTAAAAGAGGGAGAAATTGGTGGATATTGCAC gctcaataaaaaaatactggacGACAACGCGGATCACATTAGTGCCCTCCAATCCTGGGGCCCCGAGCtacgaaattttcaaaaattaaaacgtCGGCCAATACCCAACGCCGACTGTGATATTATCATTGAAAAGCCAACATTTCTCATGAAAATAGACGCGA TCAATTTGTACCACCACTTCTGTGACTTTTTCAATCTCTACACATCACTACACGTTAATTTGTCCCATCCAACGGCATTCAATAAGGATAATCACATAATGATATGGGAAAGTTACAG ttaTCGATCAGCGTTTCAAGATGCCTTCGAGGCATTTACGATAAATCCCCTCTGGGATTTGAAGACATTTCGGGGAGAGACTGTTTGCTtcaaaaatattgtatttcCACTACTGCCAAGAATGATATTTGGACTTTATTATAATACTCCATTg ATCTACGGCTGTGAAAAAAGTGGTTTATTCAAAGCATTTAGTGAGCACATACTCCACAGACTCAACATACCCCTtcgtaaacgaaaaaataataaaattcgagTAACATTGCTCAGTAGAGATACGAGATATCGAAGGATTCTCAACGAGGACGAATTGGTCGAGGCCCTAAAGAGAAATCCTGACTACAGCGTGAGAAAG gtGACGTACAACAAAGATGTTCCTTTCAAAAAACAACTCGATATCAGTCGAAATACTGATGTTTTCATCGGAATTCATGGAGCAGGATTGACTCACGCCATGTTTTTGCCTGATTGGGCAGCAGTTTTTgaatt ataTAATTGTGAAGACGCTGGTTGTTACAAAGATCTGTCAAGACTTCGTGGTGTTAAATACTTCACCTGGGAAGacggtgaaaaaattattcaacaagaCCCT GGAACTCATCCGGACGGTGGTGCACACGCTAAATTTACAAACTACAGTTTTGACACTGACGAGTTCCTGAGAATTGTGTCACTAGCAGCGGATCACGTACATAATCACCGAGACttccaaaaatttgttaataaaaaatccccaattATTGAATCACGTGACAATAATTACGATCCAATAAGAGaagaattatga
- the Eogt gene encoding EGF domain-specific O-linked N-acetylglucosamine transferase isoform X1 → MIDDIMRKVEIIYLILGIIKGSEGLFNYSEIDMPLEHIKYYFNSFPGRAGECREDPDCPYKEQLIEGSCWGYEDDCKPHKAFSIPHCPGDHKGWVATKGAQVETFYSQGDFGYVRDQRREMKLICEPFFIDDSSLECSEHLRFCRGRNIMINFTNLVHRTEPIRYKMDVLKEGEIGGYCTLNKKILDDNADHISALQSWGPELRNFQKLKRRPIPNADCDIIIEKPTFLMKIDATVNLYHHFCDFFNLYTSLHVNLSHPTAFNKDNHIMIWESYSYRSAFQDAFEAFTINPLWDLKTFRGETVCFKNIVFPLLPRMIFGLYYNTPLIYGCEKSGLFKAFSEHILHRLNIPLRKRKNNKIRVTLLSRDTRYRRILNEDELVEALKRNPDYSVRKVTYNKDVPFKKQLDISRNTDVFIGIHGAGLTHAMFLPDWAAVFELYNCEDAGCYKDLSRLRGVKYFTWEDGEKIIQQDPGTHPDGGAHAKFTNYSFDTDEFLRIVSLAADHVHNHRDFQKFVNKKSPIIESRDNNYDPIREEL, encoded by the exons ttaattattcagagATTGATATGCCATTGGAACatatcaaatattattttaattcatttccgGGAAGAGCTGGTGAATGTCGTGAGGATCCTGACTGTCCTTATAAG GAACAATTGATCGAGGGAAGTTGTTGGGGGTACGAAGATGACTGTAAACCCCATAAGGCATTTTCAATTCCTCATTGCCCTGGAGATCACAAGGGCTGGGTAGCAACAAAAGGAGCACAAGTTGAAACATTTTATTCTCAAGGAGATTTTGGATACGTCAGGGACCAACGTAGGGAGATGAAATTAATCTGCGAGCCCTTCTTCATC GACGATTCATCGTTGGAATGTTCGGAGCACTTGAGATTCTGTCGAGGTAGAAATATCATGATTAATTTCACTAATTTGGTGCACAGAACAGAACCAATTAGATATAAAATGGACGTGTTAAAAGAGGGAGAAATTGGTGGATATTGCAC gctcaataaaaaaatactggacGACAACGCGGATCACATTAGTGCCCTCCAATCCTGGGGCCCCGAGCtacgaaattttcaaaaattaaaacgtCGGCCAATACCCAACGCCGACTGTGATATTATCATTGAAAAGCCAACATTTCTCATGAAAATAGACGCGA CAGTCAATTTGTACCACCACTTCTGTGACTTTTTCAATCTCTACACATCACTACACGTTAATTTGTCCCATCCAACGGCATTCAATAAGGATAATCACATAATGATATGGGAAAGTTACAG ttaTCGATCAGCGTTTCAAGATGCCTTCGAGGCATTTACGATAAATCCCCTCTGGGATTTGAAGACATTTCGGGGAGAGACTGTTTGCTtcaaaaatattgtatttcCACTACTGCCAAGAATGATATTTGGACTTTATTATAATACTCCATTg ATCTACGGCTGTGAAAAAAGTGGTTTATTCAAAGCATTTAGTGAGCACATACTCCACAGACTCAACATACCCCTtcgtaaacgaaaaaataataaaattcgagTAACATTGCTCAGTAGAGATACGAGATATCGAAGGATTCTCAACGAGGACGAATTGGTCGAGGCCCTAAAGAGAAATCCTGACTACAGCGTGAGAAAG gtGACGTACAACAAAGATGTTCCTTTCAAAAAACAACTCGATATCAGTCGAAATACTGATGTTTTCATCGGAATTCATGGAGCAGGATTGACTCACGCCATGTTTTTGCCTGATTGGGCAGCAGTTTTTgaatt ataTAATTGTGAAGACGCTGGTTGTTACAAAGATCTGTCAAGACTTCGTGGTGTTAAATACTTCACCTGGGAAGacggtgaaaaaattattcaacaagaCCCT GGAACTCATCCGGACGGTGGTGCACACGCTAAATTTACAAACTACAGTTTTGACACTGACGAGTTCCTGAGAATTGTGTCACTAGCAGCGGATCACGTACATAATCACCGAGACttccaaaaatttgttaataaaaaatccccaattATTGAATCACGTGACAATAATTACGATCCAATAAGAGaagaattatga